The Altererythrobacter sp. Root672 genome includes a window with the following:
- a CDS encoding thermonuclease family protein: MKAALLFALLASAAPVAAEVLSGPAQVIDGDTIEIQDRRIRLFGIDAPELKQTCDLNGEAWACGEEAGRQLAGIIGAQRVECTGEEQDQYGRLVAVCSAGGTQLNRTMVEAGWATAFRKYSQDYVSYEVRARGNRAGLWRSTFDLPEYYRLAAEERTRPQERATSRSPRTSSAPGGACLIKGNRNNRGEWIYHLPGRPYYDATRAEEMFCTEEQALAAGYRRSKA, from the coding sequence ATGAAAGCCGCACTTCTTTTCGCCCTGCTCGCCAGCGCAGCACCGGTCGCAGCTGAAGTCCTGTCGGGACCGGCACAAGTGATCGATGGGGACACGATCGAGATCCAGGATCGCCGGATCAGGCTTTTCGGCATCGACGCACCCGAGCTTAAGCAAACCTGCGACCTCAACGGTGAAGCTTGGGCTTGTGGTGAGGAAGCGGGGCGTCAACTTGCGGGTATCATCGGTGCCCAGCGAGTCGAATGCACGGGTGAGGAGCAAGACCAATACGGCCGCCTCGTTGCAGTGTGCTCGGCGGGTGGGACCCAGCTTAACAGGACCATGGTGGAAGCGGGCTGGGCGACCGCGTTCCGCAAATACAGCCAGGACTATGTGTCTTACGAAGTTCGGGCCCGAGGTAATCGCGCCGGACTATGGCGTTCAACTTTTGATTTGCCGGAATACTATCGGCTCGCCGCAGAGGAGCGGACGAGACCGCAGGAGCGAGCGACCAGCCGCTCGCCACGAACGTCGTCTGCGCCTGGCGGCGCGTGCCTCATCAAAGGCAACCGGAACAACCGTGGCGAGTGGATCTATCATCTCCCCGGCCGGCCCTACTATGATGCGACGCGGGCCGAGGAGATGTTTTGTACCGAAGAGCAGGCGTTGGCCGCCGGTTACCGTCGATCAAAGGCCTGA
- a CDS encoding tyrosine-type recombinase/integrase yields MPRVKLDATTCLIATCPEGETKQVYTDTITTGFLLEVRPNGGKTYYLRYTDSGGRLRQHKIARYEDVTFDQARKVAKRLRSEVTLGGDPAAQKAEKKAIPTYTKLAERHIAYAKTYQRSSSSSATERVIQLHIEPRFGRLRLDEIKSQDIAKHLAEKRESGLALATVEKIRVTMHRSFELGGKWGIPGSQPNPVKGIARPKFNNARERYLTAEEAKRLHKAVAASSNPQLQNIVGLLLLTGARKRELLDAKWQHVDVERKAWLIPDSKTGKARHVPLSQAAIDIIKQLPKFDKCPWLLPSLDTREPFVDLKRAWTTARDQAGLPGLRIHDLRHSAASFMINAGIDLFAVGRILGHTDHQSTMRYSHLANDTLMKAVEAGATKMSVSWAGTHSL; encoded by the coding sequence ATGCCAAGAGTTAAGCTCGATGCGACCACGTGTCTCATCGCTACCTGCCCTGAGGGCGAAACCAAGCAAGTCTACACTGATACAATCACAACGGGCTTCCTGCTTGAAGTCCGTCCGAACGGAGGGAAGACCTATTACCTCCGCTACACAGACAGTGGCGGAAGGCTCCGCCAGCACAAGATTGCCCGGTACGAAGATGTGACGTTCGACCAGGCCCGGAAGGTTGCTAAGCGGCTCCGCTCGGAAGTGACGCTCGGCGGCGACCCCGCCGCTCAGAAGGCCGAAAAGAAGGCCATCCCGACCTACACCAAACTGGCCGAACGCCACATCGCGTACGCCAAGACATACCAGCGCAGCAGTAGCAGCAGCGCCACGGAACGGGTCATTCAGCTGCATATCGAACCACGGTTCGGTCGGCTGCGGTTAGATGAAATCAAGTCGCAGGACATCGCGAAGCATCTCGCCGAAAAGCGAGAGAGTGGGCTTGCACTTGCCACGGTCGAAAAGATCCGGGTAACAATGCACCGCTCTTTCGAACTCGGTGGCAAGTGGGGCATTCCAGGCAGTCAGCCGAACCCGGTCAAGGGCATCGCCAGGCCGAAGTTCAACAATGCCCGGGAACGTTACCTGACGGCTGAGGAAGCGAAGCGGCTGCACAAAGCGGTGGCCGCGTCATCGAACCCGCAGCTGCAAAACATCGTCGGCCTGCTTCTCCTGACCGGGGCTCGCAAGCGGGAGTTGTTGGACGCAAAATGGCAGCACGTCGACGTTGAAAGGAAGGCGTGGCTGATCCCGGACAGCAAGACCGGCAAGGCGCGTCATGTGCCGCTCTCACAGGCAGCGATCGACATCATCAAGCAGTTGCCGAAGTTCGACAAGTGCCCATGGCTCCTGCCGTCACTCGATACGCGAGAGCCTTTCGTGGACCTCAAAAGAGCCTGGACAACGGCACGGGACCAGGCAGGCCTACCGGGTCTGCGTATCCACGACTTAAGGCATTCGGCAGCATCCTTCATGATCAACGCGGGTATCGACCTCTTCGCCGTGGGTCGGATCCTGGGGCATACCGACCACCAAAGCACGATGCGTTACAGCCATCTAGCTAACGACACGCTGATGAAGGCTGTCGAGGCAGGTGCCACGAAGATGTCCGTCAGCTGGGCAGGTACGCACAGCCTCTAA